One stretch of Kiritimatiellaceae bacterium DNA includes these proteins:
- a CDS encoding nucleoid-structuring protein H-NS, whose protein sequence is MTKQQDTSAGWVDYWPQLKVLDCTIRDGGLMNDHRFSDEFVLGVHKALVSAGVDYMEFGYKADKKLFSPEEYGLWKSCDEDDLNRFFEGVEKGLKFSVMADVGRTSETDIVPCEKSLIDLIRVACYIHQIPAALDMVKDCKDKGYEVSVNLMAISTVPEFELNKGLELIGKSETDMVYLVDSFGSLYFEQIGDLMRRYLDAMGKDKQVGIHAHNNQQMAYANTIFAAIHGATMLDSTIDGLGRGAGNCPTELLLGFLRNPKFKQRPIIEAVEKLTLPLRETIDWGYSIPYMIAGQMNQHPRSAMALRESDKKNDFIKFYDEMTGQ, encoded by the coding sequence ATGACCAAACAACAAGATACCAGTGCAGGGTGGGTGGATTACTGGCCGCAACTGAAGGTGCTCGACTGCACCATTCGCGACGGCGGACTGATGAACGATCACCGGTTCAGTGACGAATTTGTTCTGGGCGTGCACAAGGCATTGGTTTCCGCCGGTGTGGACTACATGGAGTTTGGCTATAAGGCGGACAAAAAACTTTTCAGTCCGGAAGAATACGGTCTGTGGAAATCGTGCGACGAAGACGATCTGAACCGCTTTTTCGAAGGCGTTGAAAAAGGTCTCAAGTTCAGCGTAATGGCCGACGTTGGACGTACCAGTGAGACCGATATTGTGCCGTGTGAGAAGAGTCTGATCGACCTTATACGTGTTGCCTGCTACATCCATCAAATTCCGGCAGCTCTGGATATGGTGAAGGACTGCAAGGATAAGGGGTATGAAGTATCTGTGAACCTGATGGCGATTTCCACCGTGCCGGAGTTCGAACTAAACAAAGGGTTGGAGCTGATCGGCAAAAGCGAAACCGATATGGTTTATCTCGTCGACAGTTTCGGATCGCTCTACTTCGAGCAGATCGGCGACCTGATGCGCCGCTATCTTGATGCCATGGGCAAGGACAAGCAGGTTGGTATTCACGCACACAACAATCAGCAGATGGCCTATGCCAACACCATCTTTGCCGCCATTCACGGCGCGACGATGCTCGACTCGACCATCGACGGACTTGGGCGCGGCGCAGGCAACTGCCCGACGGAACTGCTGCTGGGCTTCCTGCGTAATCCGAAATTCAAACAGCGCCCGATCATTGAAGCGGTTGAAAAGCTGACGCTTCCGTTGCGCGAAACCATCGACTGGGGTTACAGCATTCCGTACATGATTGCCGGACAGATGAATCAGCATCCGCGCTCCGCCATGGCGTTGCGGGAAAGCGATAAGAAAAATGACTTCATCAAATTCTATGATGAAATGACCGGACAGTAA
- a CDS encoding glycosyltransferase family 2 protein produces the protein MESCLSVVMPVYNEAQTIRKMAELVLQRPCVKELIVVDDGSADGTCEIIRQLAADEPRVRIFLHERNQGKGAALRTGFSAAQGPYVIVQDADLEYDPAEYPRLLAPVFQDKADVVYGSRFAGSSAHRVLYFWHSAGNRLITLLSNMFSNVNLTDVETCYKLFRKSVLDQITIEEDRFGFEVEITAKVAQLKVRMYEVGISYYGRTYDEGKKIGWRDGVRAVWCILKYNFRR, from the coding sequence ATGGAATCCTGTTTGTCGGTTGTAATGCCGGTTTATAACGAAGCGCAAACCATTCGGAAAATGGCGGAGCTGGTGTTGCAACGTCCCTGCGTGAAGGAGTTGATTGTCGTGGACGACGGGTCGGCGGACGGCACCTGCGAAATAATTAGACAGCTGGCGGCGGACGAGCCGCGCGTGCGGATTTTTCTGCATGAGCGGAATCAAGGGAAGGGCGCGGCATTGCGTACTGGTTTTTCCGCCGCGCAAGGGCCGTATGTGATTGTTCAGGATGCCGACCTTGAGTACGACCCGGCGGAATACCCGCGTTTGCTCGCGCCGGTTTTTCAGGACAAGGCCGACGTCGTCTATGGCTCACGCTTTGCCGGTTCCTCTGCGCACCGTGTGCTCTACTTCTGGCACTCGGCGGGCAACCGGCTGATCACGCTGCTTTCCAATATGTTCAGCAACGTCAACCTCACCGACGTGGAAACCTGCTACAAACTCTTCCGTAAATCGGTTCTGGATCAGATTACTATCGAAGAAGATCGCTTTGGTTTTGAGGTGGAAATCACGGCGAAGGTGGCTCAGCTCAAGGTTCGGATGTATGAGGTTGGTATTTCCTACTACGGTCGCACCTATGACGAAGGCAAAAAAATCGGCTGGCGCGACGGCGTCCGCGCCGTCTGGTGTATTTTGAAGTACAATTTCCGCCGCTGA
- a CDS encoding PhoH family protein, which produces MQNFILDTNVLLHDPSAYRHFKENNVIIPLKVLEEIDQFKRELSERGRNARTISRSLDELRKQGRLSDGVPLEHGGTIKVVFADKENPFSVGLSADDLILKMAMDVQTAQPDVRCTVVSKDINLRLKADALGLEAEDYENGNSREADEIYTGQTVLDTDSEAISFFAKEGHAVLPDMENLFPNQYVTLRNENDSRQTMLARYDAETHRLVKLLTMGEGAPIVPRNREQRFAMDALLNDKIKLVTLSGKAGTGKTLLAIAAGYHQVMDTKYYKRLLVSRPIFPMGRDLGYLPGTIEEKLDPWMQPIHDALELIVHTRPGTSTGKKGGALLASNPLIDVEPLTYIRGRSIPNQFMIVDESQNLTPLEVKTVITRVGHDTKIVLTGDLYQIDNPYVDSMSNGLSAVVDKFRREPLAAHMLLTEGVRSEIAEKAANLL; this is translated from the coding sequence ATGCAAAATTTCATTCTGGATACCAACGTCCTTCTTCACGATCCATCCGCCTATCGCCACTTCAAAGAGAATAACGTGATTATTCCGCTGAAGGTGCTGGAAGAGATTGATCAATTTAAACGGGAACTCAGCGAGCGCGGGCGTAATGCCCGTACGATTTCGCGGTCACTCGACGAGCTGCGCAAGCAGGGACGGCTTTCCGATGGAGTGCCGCTGGAACACGGCGGTACGATCAAGGTCGTTTTTGCCGACAAAGAGAATCCCTTTTCGGTCGGCTTGTCGGCGGATGATTTGATTCTGAAGATGGCGATGGATGTGCAGACGGCTCAGCCGGACGTGCGTTGCACGGTGGTGAGCAAGGATATCAATCTGCGGCTGAAAGCCGATGCGCTGGGGCTGGAAGCCGAGGATTACGAAAACGGCAACAGCCGCGAGGCCGACGAAATCTATACCGGCCAGACGGTGCTCGACACGGATTCGGAGGCAATCAGCTTCTTTGCCAAGGAAGGTCATGCGGTGCTTCCAGACATGGAAAATCTGTTTCCGAATCAGTATGTGACGCTGCGGAACGAGAACGATTCCCGGCAGACCATGCTGGCGCGCTATGACGCGGAAACTCACCGGCTGGTAAAGCTCCTGACGATGGGCGAGGGCGCGCCGATTGTTCCGCGCAACCGCGAACAGCGCTTTGCGATGGATGCGCTGCTGAATGACAAGATCAAGCTGGTGACGCTTTCCGGCAAAGCCGGTACAGGCAAAACCCTGCTGGCTATCGCCGCAGGCTATCATCAGGTGATGGACACAAAATATTACAAGCGCCTGCTGGTTTCCCGTCCGATTTTTCCGATGGGCCGCGATCTGGGTTACTTGCCCGGTACGATTGAAGAAAAGCTCGACCCGTGGATGCAGCCGATTCACGACGCGCTGGAGCTGATTGTTCATACCCGCCCCGGCACCTCAACGGGCAAGAAGGGCGGTGCTTTGCTGGCCTCCAATCCGCTGATTGACGTGGAGCCGCTCACTTATATTCGCGGGCGGAGCATTCCGAATCAGTTTATGATCGTGGATGAGTCGCAGAACCTGACACCGTTAGAAGTGAAGACGGTGATTACCCGCGTCGGGCATGACACCAAGATTGTGCTGACCGGCGATCTCTACCAGATTGATAATCCGTATGTTGACAGCATGTCCAACGGACTGAGCGCGGTGGTGGACAAGTTCCGCAGGGAACCGCTGGCGGCCCACATGCTTCTAACGGAAGGTGTGCGCTCCGAGATTGCTGAAAAGGCGGCCAATTTGCTGTAA
- a CDS encoding LL-diaminopimelate aminotransferase translates to MMDAQKLFAERIGGENYGKSTEIYKFEKIKRAKAKARKQHPGLEILDFGVGEPDGMAPAPIREALKVEVDKPSNRGYSDNGIPEFKQAAADYMKKFFGVTLDPITEINHSIGTKPALAMLPLAFVNPGDVIFQTVPGYPVMATHTKYLGGEVVNIPLLEENGFLPDLKKIDTALADRCKLFYINYPNNPTGAVATDKFYDELIAFSKKHNILIVQDAPYATLVYDAPRKSILQRPGAKECAIELHSMSKAYNMTGWRLAFFCGAAWAVDALAMIKDNCDSGQFKAIQHAACAGIADERLAEEIRDHYEKRLRRMVEVLRGVGFDAKMPGGTFYLYVKAPKSAGGTTFANAEEVSLYLIENFGISTVPWDNTGPFIRFGAVFESAGEADDERVLNELAARLAKAQLKF, encoded by the coding sequence ATGATGGATGCACAAAAACTTTTTGCTGAACGGATCGGCGGCGAGAACTACGGCAAATCGACCGAGATTTATAAGTTTGAAAAAATAAAGCGGGCCAAAGCCAAAGCCCGCAAACAACACCCCGGGCTTGAAATTCTCGACTTTGGCGTGGGCGAACCTGACGGCATGGCCCCAGCCCCGATTCGCGAGGCGCTCAAGGTGGAAGTCGATAAGCCGTCCAACCGCGGTTATTCCGACAACGGGATTCCGGAGTTCAAGCAGGCCGCCGCCGACTACATGAAAAAATTCTTCGGTGTTACGCTCGATCCAATCACCGAAATCAACCACAGCATCGGCACCAAGCCCGCGCTGGCGATGCTCCCGCTTGCCTTTGTGAATCCCGGCGACGTGATTTTTCAGACGGTTCCCGGCTATCCGGTGATGGCGACGCACACCAAATATCTCGGTGGCGAAGTGGTGAATATTCCGCTGCTGGAAGAAAACGGATTCCTTCCGGATCTCAAGAAAATCGACACGGCGCTGGCGGACCGCTGCAAACTGTTTTACATCAACTATCCCAACAACCCCACCGGCGCGGTGGCGACGGACAAATTTTATGACGAGCTGATCGCCTTCTCCAAAAAGCACAATATTTTGATCGTGCAGGACGCGCCGTATGCCACGCTGGTTTACGATGCTCCGCGCAAATCCATTCTGCAGCGCCCCGGCGCCAAAGAATGCGCGATTGAGCTTCACTCCATGAGTAAAGCGTACAACATGACCGGCTGGCGTCTGGCCTTTTTCTGCGGCGCGGCGTGGGCGGTGGATGCGCTGGCGATGATCAAAGACAACTGCGACAGCGGACAGTTTAAAGCGATTCAGCACGCCGCCTGTGCGGGCATTGCCGACGAACGTCTCGCCGAAGAAATCCGTGACCATTACGAAAAACGGTTGCGCCGGATGGTCGAAGTTCTGCGCGGTGTCGGCTTCGACGCGAAAATGCCCGGCGGAACGTTCTACCTGTACGTCAAAGCGCCGAAGAGCGCGGGCGGAACAACCTTTGCCAATGCGGAAGAAGTTTCACTCTATCTGATTGAAAATTTCGGCATCTCGACCGTGCCGTGGGATAACACCGGGCCGTTTATCCGTTTCGGCGCGGTGTTTGAATCTGCCGGCGAAGCCGATGACGAACGGGTTTTAAATGAGCTGGCCGCGCGGCTGGCCAAGGCACAGCTTAAATTCTAA
- a CDS encoding glycosidase: MVRLRERHEQLLAKKNSLSSCWDNGLYDRHVNPVVTRDHIPLEWRYDLNPETNPWLIERIGINAVLNAGAIEWNGKHLLVCRIEGNDRKSFFGICESDNGIDGFRFWDEPCRIGSQGETNVYDMRLTRHQDGWIYGLFCAEYHDDSKPHDPSAATASCGIVRTKDLKNWERLPNLKSNSSQQRNVVLHPEFVNGKYLLYTRPQDGFIDTGSGGGISWALADSMEKPVVGKEQVIDPRVYHTIKEVKNGMGGTPVKTAKGWLHVDHGVRNTAAGLRYVLYASLYDLNDPTKMIANPGGHLISPLCSERVGDVSNVVFSNGMIVKDDGRLFIYYASSDTRLHVATTTVEKMLDYVLNTPADPLTSNLCVQQRIELISKNRDYLEGIREVIVEKGM; the protein is encoded by the coding sequence ATGGTGCGGCTGCGTGAACGTCACGAGCAGTTGCTGGCCAAGAAGAATAGTTTGAGCAGTTGCTGGGACAACGGTCTTTACGACCGGCATGTGAATCCGGTGGTAACTCGCGACCATATTCCGCTGGAGTGGCGATATGATCTGAATCCGGAAACTAATCCCTGGCTGATTGAGCGGATCGGAATTAACGCGGTGCTCAACGCTGGTGCGATTGAATGGAACGGTAAGCATCTGCTGGTCTGCCGCATTGAGGGCAACGACCGTAAATCATTCTTCGGAATCTGTGAGAGCGATAACGGCATTGACGGCTTTCGTTTCTGGGATGAGCCGTGCCGGATCGGTTCGCAGGGCGAAACGAATGTGTATGACATGCGTCTGACCCGCCATCAGGACGGCTGGATTTACGGTCTGTTCTGCGCGGAATATCACGACGACAGCAAGCCGCACGATCCGTCCGCCGCGACGGCCAGTTGCGGTATTGTGCGCACCAAAGATTTGAAAAACTGGGAGCGTCTGCCGAATCTGAAGTCCAATTCGTCACAGCAGCGCAATGTGGTTCTTCATCCGGAATTTGTGAACGGGAAGTATCTGCTCTATACCCGTCCGCAGGACGGCTTTATCGACACCGGTTCCGGCGGAGGAATTTCCTGGGCGCTGGCGGACAGCATGGAGAAACCGGTTGTCGGCAAAGAGCAGGTGATTGACCCGCGCGTTTATCACACCATTAAGGAAGTGAAAAACGGCATGGGCGGCACACCGGTGAAAACGGCCAAAGGCTGGCTGCATGTGGATCACGGTGTGCGAAATACCGCCGCCGGTCTGCGTTATGTGCTGTACGCTTCGTTGTACGATCTGAACGATCCGACCAAAATGATTGCCAATCCCGGCGGGCATCTAATTTCCCCGCTTTGTTCCGAGCGCGTCGGCGACGTGTCGAATGTCGTTTTTTCAAACGGCATGATCGTTAAGGACGATGGGCGTCTTTTCATTTACTACGCATCGAGCGACACACGGTTGCATGTCGCCACGACGACGGTTGAAAAGATGCTCGATTATGTTCTCAACACGCCCGCCGACCCGCTGACGAGCAATCTCTGTGTGCAGCAGCGCATTGAGCTGATTTCGAAAAACCGCGACTATCTCGAAGGCATTCGTGAAGTGATTGTTGAAAAAGGTATGTAA
- the mfd gene encoding transcription-repair coupling factor has protein sequence MNFDLTALRATLANGPCRLPIVPPSAQAFLGCELLRQEPRPQLWVTDHLQNLEKLADSFRTLCPQATLLTLPPFDDKDMEAQSERLKTLAFLQNKKKSAQPFFLITTFQSLEEKLPSIKKTTVLECGHSVNPDKLLQTLEKQGYTLDVEIYEKGFAARRGGIIDVWPPTSALPVRIEFFGNEIESLRTFDPDTQRSIEKIESVEIFPLNSTGDTTLADILTPNTLRVFSNVDAVSPPRSLRSQRGGDTASTIEIGCITSDATPIDLDFYNTNLKPVSELHRPEAAEQQRKLFFRTLEKMASDEWLIDIYMETPGAAERLREAYLPEVRSQGSGIRILIGMLHGSFISKQHRHIVITEADIYGYRPKTAHLRRGEKAAKAAGVRVAEWTDIQPGELVVHVDHGIGKYMGLVEMEMAGRRQEMLLIEYAEGARIYLPTGQAHLLTRYVGMGNAAPALHNLKGARWQNERASAQSAIEDLAAKLLETQAARALKKGLACGPDTHWQSEFENSFPYMETPDQLTAINAVKADLESPQPMDRLICGDAGYGKTEVAMRAAFKMAMEGRQVAVLVPTTILAQQHFDTFTERMAAFPVVIEMLSRFRTRHEQNETIQRLREGEAHIVIGTHRLVSGDVQFKDLGLVIIDEEQRFGVRAKEHLKQLRQQVDVLTLSATPIPRTLYMSLTGSRDMSTIQTPPQERQPIETIVLEYHADIVREAIRHELARDGQIFYLHNRVQTIGKVAAKVKKLVPEARVEFAHGQMSEHELSGVMHRFVRGLFDVLICTTIVESGVDIPRVNTILIDHADRFGLADLYQLRGRVGRARHKAYAFLLLPPGGSLSDDSRKRIEALKRYTGHGTGFRIAMRDLEIRGAGNLLGAQQSGHIAAIGFDLYCQLLKRSVAKLQGKKVPPIIDASVELDFLDRSPSLGTADNAAFIPYSYVDDENMRVKLYGRIASLATEGEVRELTKEFADRFGALPVAVKNLFEIARIRIAAAQVGVQSVRTSEERLIVIRNGGAVMPDGRYPRLKARTAAARLKEILVLIKRMKS, from the coding sequence ATGAATTTCGACCTGACAGCACTGCGCGCAACGCTCGCAAACGGCCCGTGCCGTCTGCCTATTGTGCCGCCGTCTGCACAAGCGTTTCTCGGTTGCGAACTGCTCCGGCAAGAACCTCGTCCGCAACTGTGGGTTACGGACCACCTCCAAAATTTAGAAAAACTGGCTGACAGCTTCCGTACACTTTGCCCGCAAGCCACATTGCTAACACTCCCGCCGTTCGACGATAAAGATATGGAGGCGCAAAGCGAGCGGCTGAAAACATTGGCGTTTCTACAAAACAAAAAGAAAAGTGCACAACCTTTCTTCCTGATCACGACATTTCAATCACTGGAGGAAAAACTTCCAAGTATTAAAAAAACAACCGTTCTAGAATGCGGTCACTCGGTTAATCCAGATAAACTTTTACAAACCTTGGAAAAACAGGGCTACACGCTCGACGTCGAAATCTACGAAAAAGGTTTCGCCGCTCGGCGCGGCGGCATCATTGACGTCTGGCCGCCCACGTCCGCCCTGCCCGTGCGCATTGAATTTTTCGGCAACGAAATCGAAAGTCTGCGTACCTTCGACCCCGACACCCAGCGCTCGATCGAAAAAATTGAAAGCGTCGAAATTTTTCCGCTCAACTCCACAGGCGACACCACGCTCGCTGACATCCTGACCCCTAACACGCTGAGAGTCTTTTCTAACGTAGACGCGGTGTCCCCACCGCGTTCTCTGCGCTCGCAACGCGGTGGGGACACCGCGTCTACAATTGAGATTGGATGCATAACTTCTGATGCAACCCCGATTGATTTAGATTTTTACAATACCAACCTAAAGCCTGTCAGCGAACTGCACCGCCCCGAAGCCGCAGAGCAGCAACGCAAACTGTTTTTTCGAACACTCGAGAAAATGGCGAGTGACGAGTGGCTGATTGATATCTACATGGAAACCCCCGGAGCGGCAGAACGCCTCAGGGAGGCTTATCTGCCAGAGGTCAGGAGTCAGGGATCAGGAATCAGAATTCTGATTGGAATGTTGCATGGGAGTTTTATTTCAAAACAGCACCGGCACATCGTCATTACTGAAGCCGATATTTACGGGTATCGGCCCAAAACTGCACACCTGCGGCGCGGCGAAAAAGCCGCCAAAGCCGCTGGCGTGCGCGTCGCGGAGTGGACTGACATTCAGCCCGGCGAACTGGTCGTGCACGTTGACCACGGTATCGGCAAATACATGGGCCTGGTCGAAATGGAAATGGCGGGTCGTCGTCAGGAGATGCTCCTCATCGAGTATGCCGAAGGCGCGCGAATATACCTGCCGACCGGTCAGGCACACCTGCTGACACGCTATGTCGGCATGGGCAACGCCGCCCCTGCCCTGCATAATCTCAAGGGCGCTCGCTGGCAAAACGAGCGCGCCTCCGCGCAATCGGCGATTGAAGACCTCGCCGCCAAGCTGCTCGAAACGCAGGCGGCACGCGCACTGAAAAAGGGGCTTGCCTGTGGGCCGGATACGCATTGGCAGAGCGAGTTTGAAAACTCATTCCCATACATGGAAACGCCCGACCAGCTCACGGCGATCAACGCCGTCAAAGCCGATCTCGAATCGCCTCAACCGATGGATCGTCTGATTTGCGGCGACGCCGGTTACGGCAAAACCGAAGTCGCTATGCGTGCGGCATTCAAGATGGCAATGGAAGGTCGGCAGGTTGCCGTACTCGTTCCGACCACCATTCTGGCACAGCAGCATTTTGATACGTTCACTGAGCGCATGGCGGCCTTTCCGGTGGTCATTGAAATGCTCAGCCGCTTCCGCACGCGCCACGAACAGAACGAAACGATCCAGCGTCTGCGCGAAGGCGAAGCGCACATTGTCATCGGCACACACCGGCTGGTTTCCGGCGACGTACAGTTCAAGGATCTCGGCCTTGTCATTATTGATGAGGAGCAGCGTTTCGGCGTACGCGCCAAAGAACATTTAAAACAGCTTCGCCAGCAGGTGGACGTGCTGACGCTGAGCGCGACGCCGATTCCGCGCACGCTGTACATGAGCCTGACCGGCTCGCGCGACATGAGCACAATTCAGACGCCGCCGCAGGAGCGTCAGCCGATTGAAACCATCGTACTGGAATATCACGCCGACATTGTGCGCGAGGCGATCCGCCACGAACTGGCGCGCGACGGCCAGATTTTTTATCTGCATAACCGCGTGCAGACCATCGGAAAAGTCGCCGCCAAAGTGAAAAAACTGGTGCCGGAGGCTCGTGTTGAATTCGCTCACGGACAAATGAGCGAGCATGAACTGTCTGGAGTCATGCACCGCTTTGTGCGTGGCCTGTTCGACGTGCTGATCTGTACAACGATTGTCGAAAGCGGTGTCGATATCCCGCGCGTCAATACGATCCTGATCGATCATGCCGACCGCTTTGGCCTGGCCGACCTCTATCAATTGCGCGGACGAGTTGGTCGCGCCCGGCATAAGGCCTATGCCTTTCTGCTGCTGCCGCCCGGCGGCTCGCTGTCCGATGATTCGCGCAAACGCATCGAAGCACTGAAACGCTACACCGGTCACGGCACCGGCTTCCGCATCGCCATGCGCGACCTGGAAATCCGTGGAGCAGGCAATCTGCTCGGCGCACAACAAAGCGGCCACATCGCCGCCATAGGCTTTGACCTCTACTGCCAACTGCTCAAACGCAGCGTCGCTAAACTGCAAGGGAAGAAAGTTCCGCCGATCATTGATGCCTCCGTCGAACTCGACTTTCTCGACCGATCGCCATCGCTCGGTACAGCGGACAACGCGGCATTTATTCCGTACAGCTATGTGGATGATGAAAATATGCGCGTGAAGCTTTACGGACGAATTGCTTCTCTGGCGACGGAAGGTGAGGTTCGCGAACTGACAAAAGAATTCGCCGACCGCTTTGGCGCCTTGCCCGTCGCCGTAAAAAATCTTTTTGAAATCGCGCGAATCCGCATTGCGGCGGCACAGGTTGGCGTGCAATCTGTCAGGACAAGTGAAGAGCGTCTAATCGTGATTCGTAACGGCGGAGCCGTCATGCCGGACGGACGTTATCCGCGACTCAAGGCGCGCACTGCGGCGGCCCGCCTCAAAGAAATTCTGGTACTGATCAAAAGGATGAAGTCATGA
- a CDS encoding Bax inhibitor-1/YccA family protein has protein sequence MRTANPALNAKTFDVANEGAGVMTIQGTVSRTAMLLALLFAATLLTWKPATPQESTGWILIGAIAGFVVALITVFNKKAAPVTAPLYAVCQGLLLGGISSLFENRFPGIVMQAVLLTFGTLGALLLAYTSRLIRATENFKLGIVAATGGIALFYLVSWILGFFGVQIPMIAGSGPVGIIFSAVIVVVAALNLVLDFDFIEQGAEQGAPKYMEWYAAFGLIVTLVWLYMEILRLLSKLQSRR, from the coding sequence ATGCGTACAGCGAATCCAGCATTAAATGCCAAAACGTTTGATGTAGCCAATGAAGGCGCGGGGGTGATGACGATTCAGGGAACGGTAAGTCGCACGGCAATGCTGCTGGCGTTGCTGTTTGCGGCAACGCTGCTGACGTGGAAGCCAGCGACGCCGCAGGAGAGCACTGGGTGGATACTGATCGGAGCAATTGCAGGTTTTGTGGTGGCTCTGATTACGGTTTTTAACAAAAAGGCTGCGCCGGTTACCGCGCCGCTTTATGCGGTGTGCCAAGGGCTTCTGCTTGGCGGGATTTCCAGTCTGTTTGAAAACCGTTTCCCGGGCATTGTGATGCAGGCCGTGTTACTGACATTCGGTACGCTGGGCGCGCTGCTGCTGGCCTATACATCACGACTCATTCGTGCGACGGAAAATTTTAAGCTCGGTATTGTCGCGGCTACTGGCGGTATCGCGCTGTTTTATCTGGTGTCGTGGATCCTTGGCTTTTTCGGTGTGCAGATTCCGATGATTGCCGGAAGCGGGCCGGTGGGTATTATTTTCAGTGCTGTGATTGTTGTAGTGGCTGCGCTGAATCTGGTGCTGGACTTTGATTTTATTGAGCAGGGTGCAGAGCAGGGCGCGCCGAAATACATGGAATGGTATGCGGCGTTCGGGTTGATTGTGACGCTGGTATGGCTTTATATGGAGATTCTGCGGTTGCTGTCGAAGCTTCAAAGCAGAAGATGA
- a CDS encoding rRNA pseudouridine synthase yields the protein MQLERLSKIMAQRGLCSRREADRYIERGLVLVDGVRISELGTKILPDAKIELSQEGLARQQTQVTILLNKPVGYVSGQPEDGYKPAVDLIRASSRWEGDKSPRNFNSTQLKGLEPAGRLDIDSNGLLVLTQDGRIARKIIGEESEVDKEYLVRVTGKLSADGLKILNHGLSLDGKKLKPAQVSWQNEDQLCFVLHEGKKRQIRRMCELVGLKVIGLKRVRIGRVMLGNLPSGRWRYLRDDEQF from the coding sequence ATGCAATTAGAACGACTCTCAAAAATCATGGCGCAGCGCGGACTCTGCTCCCGCCGCGAGGCCGACCGCTATATCGAACGCGGTCTCGTTTTGGTTGATGGCGTGCGCATATCCGAACTCGGCACAAAAATTTTGCCTGATGCAAAAATCGAACTTTCGCAGGAAGGTCTCGCGCGCCAGCAAACACAGGTCACAATCCTTCTAAACAAGCCTGTCGGCTACGTTTCTGGCCAGCCGGAGGACGGCTACAAGCCCGCCGTTGATTTGATCAGGGCCTCCAGTCGCTGGGAAGGCGATAAATCGCCCCGTAATTTTAACTCCACTCAGCTCAAAGGTCTCGAACCGGCCGGCCGGCTTGACATTGATTCCAACGGATTGCTTGTTTTAACGCAGGACGGGCGCATCGCTCGCAAAATCATCGGCGAAGAATCGGAAGTGGATAAAGAATACCTCGTTCGTGTCACCGGCAAACTTTCCGCCGACGGACTGAAAATTTTAAACCACGGACTTAGCCTCGACGGGAAAAAACTCAAGCCCGCGCAGGTTAGTTGGCAGAACGAGGATCAGCTCTGTTTTGTGCTGCACGAAGGCAAGAAGCGGCAGATCCGCCGCATGTGTGAACTCGTCGGACTCAAAGTCATCGGCTTAAAGCGTGTTCGCATCGGGCGTGTCATGCTCGGCAATCTTCCTTCCGGACGGTGGCGCTACCTCCGCGACGACGAGCAGTTCTGA
- a CDS encoding sigma-70 family RNA polymerase sigma factor has protein sequence MDQDDAELLSAYRSGDVEALGKLVEKYKRPLFGFILRFSEGREDADEVFQEVWVRAIKNMNRYRQKSLLSWLFRIAHNLMIDRIRRHKPGFSLDVAATDGGIPLSEQLASALLGPDGEAGGRELGLRIETAAAQLPPEQREVFWLRMQADLSFKEIAKIQKCSINTALARMQYAVSKLRKELACEYRELQEAGI, from the coding sequence ATGGATCAGGACGATGCAGAGCTTCTGTCAGCGTACAGATCCGGCGATGTAGAGGCGCTGGGGAAGCTGGTCGAAAAGTACAAACGTCCGCTATTCGGGTTTATTCTCCGGTTTTCAGAAGGACGCGAGGATGCAGACGAGGTTTTTCAGGAAGTATGGGTGCGAGCGATTAAAAATATGAACCGTTACCGTCAGAAAAGTTTGCTCAGCTGGTTGTTCCGCATTGCGCATAACCTGATGATCGACCGTATCCGGCGCCACAAACCGGGCTTCTCGTTGGATGTGGCTGCGACGGATGGTGGAATTCCGCTGAGCGAACAGTTGGCTTCGGCGCTTCTCGGCCCCGACGGCGAAGCTGGCGGAAGAGAGCTGGGGCTTCGGATCGAAACCGCCGCCGCGCAACTGCCGCCCGAACAGCGCGAGGTTTTCTGGCTTCGTATGCAGGCGGATCTCAGTTTCAAAGAAATCGCAAAAATTCAAAAATGCTCTATCAACACCGCGCTGGCCCGGATGCAGTACGCCGTTTCAAAACTCCGGAAGGAACTGGCCTGTGAGTACCGCGAGTTGCAGGAGGCGGGTATATGA